One genomic region from Gossypium hirsutum isolate 1008001.06 chromosome D13, Gossypium_hirsutum_v2.1, whole genome shotgun sequence encodes:
- the LOC121225138 gene encoding uncharacterized protein, whose protein sequence is MASCIAPVAISGGSHLQASEICFAKSSTFGKIPSLAVQRKPKASNHRFSVCAEYRDGTKGGGNDFAAGFLLGGALFGTLGYIFAPQIRRSLLNEDEYGFRKAKRPIYYDGGLEKTRQTLNAKIRQLNSAIDNVSSRLRGGNNSPSVPVETDPEVEATM, encoded by the exons ATGGCTTCCTGCATCGCTCCCGTTGCCATCTCAG GTGGTTCTCATCTTCAGGCAAGTGAAATTTGTTTCGCTAAGTCCAGCACCTTTGGCAAAATACCAAGTTTGGCAGTTCAGAGGAAACCAAAGGCATCTAATCATCGGTTTTCTGTTTGTGCAGAGTACCG TGATGGCACTAAGGGTGGAGGAAACGATTTTGCTGCTGGTTTTCTTTTAGGAGGTGCTTTATTTGGAACTCTGGGATATATTTTTGCACCGCAG ATTAGAAGATCCCTGTTAAATGAAGATGAATATGGATTCCGGAAGGCAAAGCGACCAATTTACTATGATGGAGGTCTAGAG AAAACGAGGCAGACACTGAATGCAAAAATCCGCCAACTCAATTCTGCAATTGACAATGTATCCTCGCGTTTGAGAGGTGGAAACAATTCACCAAGTGTGCCGGTTGAGACAGACCCTGAAGTAGAAGCTACTATGTAA